In a genomic window of Wyeomyia smithii strain HCP4-BCI-WySm-NY-G18 chromosome 1, ASM2978416v1, whole genome shotgun sequence:
- the LOC129722941 gene encoding uncharacterized protein LOC129722941 isoform X1, protein MASKHSSGSRSIVDVAGFPDYIRKFLQNSEVNESDPTAILQLLIKSNLVTLVQQEGNETIISIKPDEDLPLASRENLDRDNSTLDSPACASSILQDWEFTQEELLVPDAQPVRDNVVSRQNRSNSTGNISVIYASSTEKEVSTNESNPQFDSELTPNILEDLLKKNIIGNEILELGAKGCLSERRKLELAGIVAEWHLSRKNKTREEDLAKYAKSIVLLFKNERQNDYYLPKGGDKKNPGGKIYNKINTIRTQCRKRKLDDEKQAEINKDTGVYCEKRSANDTSIEESENWLKLNDGPWSTVLDKWKASFLKRKDYLAKCHCKDNLRKGNLWKFIRCEYGYQLIDIDFRHMELSPNCESTDLNSKWKHVLRLAGAYITHRTVDEPSLDLINILNDVDASQGTYMCFSLRFKLPKQIFPKYFRFANLSTTTFIKLCTSTTKSVI, encoded by the exons ATGGCGAGTAAACACAGCAGCGGGTCGCGTTCTATTGTAGATGTTGCTGGATTCCCGGATTATATACGAAAGTTTTTACAAA ATTCGGAAGTAAATGAAAGCGATCCAACGGCAATTTTACAACTTCTAATCAAATCTAACTTGGTGACGCTTGTTCAGCAAGAGGGCAACGAAACGATAATTTCGATAAAG CCCGATGAGGATTTACCCCTGGCTTCGCGAGAAAATTTGGACAGGGACAATTCCACTTTGGATTCACCAGCCTGTGCGAGCTCAATTCTGCAGGATTGGGAATTTACGCAAGAG GAGTTGTTGGTACCTGATGCTCAGCCTGTTAGAGATAACGTTGTGTCAAGGCAAAATCGAAGCAATTCTACCGGAAATATATCTGTGATCTAC GCATCATCGACCGAAAAGGAAGTTTCGACAAACGAGTCAAACCCGCAATTTGATTCTGAGCTAACACCCAATATTTTGGaagatttgttaaaaaaaaacattattggcAACGAAATCTTAGAGCTTGGTGCAAAAGGGTGCTTATCAGAGCGACGAAAATTAGAACTGGCCGGGATTGTCGCGGAGTGGCACTTGTCCAGGAAAAATAAAACACGAGAAGAAGACCTAGCAAAGTATGCTAAATCGATTGTTCTGCTATTCAAAAACGAACGTCAG AACGATTACTATTTACCGAAAGGCGGCGATAAAAAAAACCCAGGtggaaaaatttacaacaaaatAAATACAATCAGAACTCAATGCCGCAAACGAAAACTGGATGACGAAAAGCAAGCAGAAATAAATAAAGATACTGGAGTCTACTGCGAAAAAAGGAGCGCAAACGACACAAGTATAGAAGAATCTGAAAACTGGTTGAAGTTGAATGATGGTCCGTGGTCCACGGTTTTAGATAAGTGGAAGGCCAGCTTTTTGAAGCGTAAAGATTATCTAGCAAAGTGCCACTGTAAAGATAACCTGCGTAAGGGTAACCTTTGGAAATTTATACGCTGTGAATATGGTTATCAATTG ATCGACATTGATTTTCGACACATGGAACTTTCCCCCAACTGTGAAAGTACAGATCTGAATTCCAAGTGGAAGCATGTCCTCCGTCTTGCTGGAGCCTACATTACTCATCGAACAGTAGATGAACCTTCATTGGAtttgataaatattttgaacgatGTAGATGCTTCACAAGGTACGTATATGTGTTTTTCACTGAGATTCAAACTCCCAAAGCAAATTTTTCCCAAATATTTCAGATTCGCGAATTTGAGCACTActacttttattaaattgtgtACTTCAACCACAAAAAGTGTCATCTAA
- the LOC129722941 gene encoding uncharacterized protein LOC129722941 isoform X2, with translation MASKHSSGSRSIVDVAGFPDYIRKFLQNSEVNESDPTAILQLLIKSNLVTLVQQEGNETIISIKPDEDLPLASRENLDRDNSTLDSPACASSILQDWEFTQEELLVPDAQPVRDNVVSRQNRSNSTGNISVIYASSTEKEVSTNESNPQFDSELTPNILEDLLKKNIIGNEILELGAKGCLSERRKLELAGIVAEWHLSRKNKTREEDLAKYAKSIVLLFKNERQNDYYLPKGGDKKNPGGKIYNKINTIRTQCRKRKLDDEKQAEINKDTGVYCEKRSANDTSIEESENWLKLNDGPWSTVLDKWKASFLKRKDYLAKCHCKDNLRKGNLWKFIRCEYGYQLIDIDFRHMELSPNCESTDLNSKWKHVLRLAGAYITHRTVDEPSLDLINILNDVDASQDSRI, from the exons ATGGCGAGTAAACACAGCAGCGGGTCGCGTTCTATTGTAGATGTTGCTGGATTCCCGGATTATATACGAAAGTTTTTACAAA ATTCGGAAGTAAATGAAAGCGATCCAACGGCAATTTTACAACTTCTAATCAAATCTAACTTGGTGACGCTTGTTCAGCAAGAGGGCAACGAAACGATAATTTCGATAAAG CCCGATGAGGATTTACCCCTGGCTTCGCGAGAAAATTTGGACAGGGACAATTCCACTTTGGATTCACCAGCCTGTGCGAGCTCAATTCTGCAGGATTGGGAATTTACGCAAGAG GAGTTGTTGGTACCTGATGCTCAGCCTGTTAGAGATAACGTTGTGTCAAGGCAAAATCGAAGCAATTCTACCGGAAATATATCTGTGATCTAC GCATCATCGACCGAAAAGGAAGTTTCGACAAACGAGTCAAACCCGCAATTTGATTCTGAGCTAACACCCAATATTTTGGaagatttgttaaaaaaaaacattattggcAACGAAATCTTAGAGCTTGGTGCAAAAGGGTGCTTATCAGAGCGACGAAAATTAGAACTGGCCGGGATTGTCGCGGAGTGGCACTTGTCCAGGAAAAATAAAACACGAGAAGAAGACCTAGCAAAGTATGCTAAATCGATTGTTCTGCTATTCAAAAACGAACGTCAG AACGATTACTATTTACCGAAAGGCGGCGATAAAAAAAACCCAGGtggaaaaatttacaacaaaatAAATACAATCAGAACTCAATGCCGCAAACGAAAACTGGATGACGAAAAGCAAGCAGAAATAAATAAAGATACTGGAGTCTACTGCGAAAAAAGGAGCGCAAACGACACAAGTATAGAAGAATCTGAAAACTGGTTGAAGTTGAATGATGGTCCGTGGTCCACGGTTTTAGATAAGTGGAAGGCCAGCTTTTTGAAGCGTAAAGATTATCTAGCAAAGTGCCACTGTAAAGATAACCTGCGTAAGGGTAACCTTTGGAAATTTATACGCTGTGAATATGGTTATCAATTG ATCGACATTGATTTTCGACACATGGAACTTTCCCCCAACTGTGAAAGTACAGATCTGAATTCCAAGTGGAAGCATGTCCTCCGTCTTGCTGGAGCCTACATTACTCATCGAACAGTAGATGAACCTTCATTGGAtttgataaatattttgaacgatGTAGATGCTTCACAAG ATTCGCGAATTTGA